One segment of Dolichospermum sp. DET69 DNA contains the following:
- a CDS encoding glutathione S-transferase family protein, with translation MLLLQFSTSHYCRKARLALGYKGISYQTENLTPGLHILKVKPLTGLTTLPVLLPQIVGQPQSVADSTEIFKFLESYQPEPALFLPNLEQQTQAAMLEDWLDESIGTATRFVYYQFRAHEGKVIDPSFPSQMVIKVVRQQYGINDTTVELARKRLANALLILSAYWQKSDYLVGSRLSIADITAAALLSPLALIPDYRQQYPQVFERIINIHQLCAETLPPGL, from the coding sequence ATGTTGTTACTGCAATTTAGTACATCTCATTATTGTCGCAAAGCCAGATTAGCCTTGGGTTATAAGGGAATTAGTTATCAAACTGAAAATCTAACTCCAGGGTTACATATTTTGAAGGTAAAGCCCTTAACTGGGTTAACAACATTACCTGTTCTATTACCCCAAATTGTCGGACAACCTCAATCTGTTGCTGATTCTACGGAAATTTTTAAATTTTTAGAAAGCTATCAACCCGAACCTGCTTTATTTTTACCCAATTTAGAGCAGCAAACTCAAGCGGCGATGTTAGAAGATTGGTTAGATGAAAGTATAGGGACTGCTACCAGGTTTGTATATTATCAATTTCGCGCTCATGAGGGTAAAGTAATTGACCCCTCATTCCCAAGCCAAATGGTGATTAAAGTAGTCAGACAACAATATGGAATTAATGATACTACCGTTGAATTAGCGCGAAAGAGACTCGCCAATGCTTTGTTAATATTATCAGCATATTGGCAAAAAAGTGACTATTTAGTGGGTAGTCGCTTGAGTATAGCTGATATTACCGCAGCGGCTTTGTTGAGTCCTTTAGCACTGATTCCTGATTATCGTCAGCAATATCCACAGGTTTTTGAACGGATTATCAATATTCATCAGCTATGCGCTGAAACATTACCACCAGGACTTTAG
- a CDS encoding DUF4351 domain-containing protein: MSEVTANYDESWKEALNEYFESFLSFFFPTVYGLIDWEKPPEPLDKELQEITASSETENRFADKLYKVWLLDKQQIWILIHIEIQSQYDADFPERIFIYNYRAFDLYHNNVLSLAILGDDRPNWRPDRYHYAIGGGEILLKFPTVKLLDYESRLHELELSNNPFAIITTAHLKTKATTSNLTEREQWKWKLIRELYERGLTKEQIVKLFKIIDTMMALPKHLQTALITKVKNFEEERKMPLVSPTEQLAMERGEQRLVIRQLNRRFGVISVSLTEKIHQLSIEQLELLGEALLDFSTITELEQWLENTM; this comes from the coding sequence ATGAGTGAAGTAACAGCCAACTATGATGAATCATGGAAAGAAGCATTAAACGAATATTTTGAGAGTTTTTTATCTTTCTTCTTTCCGACAGTCTACGGATTAATTGACTGGGAAAAACCACCCGAACCACTAGATAAAGAACTGCAAGAAATTACAGCTTCATCAGAAACAGAAAACCGATTTGCAGATAAACTTTATAAAGTTTGGTTGCTAGATAAACAACAAATATGGATCTTGATTCATATTGAGATTCAAAGTCAATATGATGCGGACTTTCCTGAACGAATATTTATTTACAACTACCGGGCTTTTGATCTTTATCATAACAACGTACTTAGCCTAGCAATTTTAGGTGATGATAGACCAAATTGGCGACCTGATCGTTATCATTATGCTATTGGTGGTGGTGAAATTTTGCTTAAATTTCCCACTGTCAAACTTCTTGATTATGAATCTCGGCTGCATGAGTTAGAATTGAGTAACAACCCTTTTGCTATCATTACGACTGCACACCTAAAAACTAAGGCCACAACCAGTAATCTTACTGAACGGGAGCAATGGAAATGGAAGTTAATTAGAGAACTTTACGAACGGGGTTTAACAAAAGAACAAATAGTTAAACTGTTCAAAATCATTGATACAATGATGGCATTACCTAAGCATTTACAAACAGCATTAATTACTAAGGTTAAAAATTTCGAGGAGGAAAGAAAAATGCCTTTAGTTAGCCCAACAGAACAACTAGCAATGGAACGTGGTGAACAACGATTAGTTATCAGACAACTTAATCGGCGATTTGGTGTAATTTCAGTTTCTCTAACTGAGAAAATACATCAATTATCTATTGAACAATTGGAGTTATTGGGTGAAGCTCTTTTGGATTTTTCTACTATAACTGAGTTGGAACAATGGTTAGAAAATACGATGTAG
- a CDS encoding penicillin-binding protein 2 — protein MLKSSIKTKLRNLRNLEFKRQRKFSRQAEPGSIDSKTPENSPNIRLRLFAVWGVLMIAMVGLAFNLYQLQIVQGKKLTQRARNQQMVNLRPYMPRRPVVDRGNNVLAIDRPVYNVYSHPKLFDHSQEEIAETIGPIIGKEKADLVKIFQSKRSGILLASGISEDITDKLISLRLNGFEFIQKYSRFYPQDDLVADVVGYVNLDRRGQAGVEYSQEKLLERSGQTVRMSKSGNGSLMPDYATEGFLHFDDLKLQLTIDSRVQRIARAALKEQMTKFSAKRGAVIVMDAVDGSLLALVSQPTYNPNQYSKSDISLFKNWTVADLYEPGSTFKPVNVAIALENGAIKPDDTFTDPGSIKIGTHTIKNAEKTGYRQLTIPEILQTSSNIGMVRIIQRLKPSIYYNWLERLGLGQKVETDLPFEVRGQLKSQEQFISSAIEPATTSFGQGFSLTPLQLVQLHGALANGGKLVTPHVVRGLIDSEGGMHYSITLPEPRQIFSATTTQKVVEMMETVVSQGTGKAARISGYRIGGKTGTAQKASPNGGYIKGARITSFVAILPVESPRYVVFAVVDEPKGENAYGSTVAAPIVKTVMEALIPIEQIPPTVNKEKE, from the coding sequence ATGCTGAAGTCATCAATTAAAACAAAACTCAGAAATTTACGTAATTTAGAATTCAAACGACAACGCAAGTTTTCTAGACAAGCTGAACCAGGAAGCATTGATTCAAAAACACCAGAAAACTCACCCAACATTCGATTACGACTGTTTGCTGTGTGGGGTGTGCTAATGATTGCTATGGTAGGGTTGGCATTTAATTTATATCAGTTACAAATTGTTCAGGGAAAAAAGCTGACTCAGAGGGCGCGAAACCAGCAAATGGTCAATTTACGCCCTTATATGCCTCGTCGTCCGGTAGTAGATCGGGGTAATAATGTCTTGGCTATTGACCGTCCTGTTTATAATGTATATAGCCATCCCAAGTTGTTTGATCATTCTCAAGAGGAAATTGCCGAGACAATTGGTCCAATTATCGGCAAAGAAAAGGCTGATCTAGTCAAAATATTCCAAAGTAAACGGAGTGGAATTTTACTAGCTTCGGGTATCTCTGAAGATATTACTGATAAGTTGATATCACTCCGCTTGAATGGGTTCGAGTTTATCCAAAAATACTCCCGATTCTATCCCCAAGATGATTTGGTGGCTGATGTGGTGGGCTATGTTAATCTTGACCGTCGTGGCCAAGCTGGTGTGGAATATAGTCAGGAGAAGTTGCTAGAACGTTCTGGACAAACAGTTCGGATGAGTAAATCTGGTAATGGGTCGTTAATGCCGGATTATGCGACTGAGGGATTTCTGCATTTTGATGATTTAAAACTGCAATTAACTATTGATAGCCGTGTGCAACGGATTGCTCGTGCGGCGTTAAAAGAACAGATGACTAAATTTAGTGCCAAACGGGGCGCAGTGATTGTCATGGATGCAGTTGATGGTTCTTTATTGGCTTTGGTTTCTCAACCTACTTATAACCCGAATCAATATTCTAAATCTGATATTTCCCTGTTTAAAAACTGGACTGTAGCTGATTTGTATGAGCCGGGATCCACTTTTAAACCTGTGAATGTGGCGATCGCTCTAGAAAATGGTGCAATTAAACCAGATGATACATTTACAGATCCTGGTTCTATTAAAATCGGTACACATACTATCAAAAATGCGGAAAAAACAGGTTATCGCCAGTTAACTATTCCTGAGATTTTACAAACTTCTAGTAACATTGGTATGGTGAGAATCATTCAACGATTAAAACCATCCATATATTACAACTGGCTAGAACGTTTAGGGCTAGGACAAAAAGTTGAGACGGATTTACCCTTTGAAGTCAGAGGTCAACTCAAAAGTCAAGAACAATTTATCTCTTCAGCTATTGAACCAGCTACTACATCTTTTGGACAAGGGTTCTCTCTGACTCCATTACAACTGGTACAACTACATGGTGCATTAGCCAATGGGGGCAAATTAGTTACACCTCACGTAGTCCGAGGACTAATTGATAGTGAAGGGGGAATGCATTATTCAATTACTCTCCCAGAACCACGGCAAATTTTCTCAGCTACAACCACCCAAAAAGTTGTGGAAATGATGGAAACAGTGGTAAGTCAAGGTACTGGGAAAGCGGCTAGAATTTCTGGATATCGAATTGGTGGGAAAACAGGAACAGCCCAAAAAGCTAGTCCTAATGGTGGATATATTAAAGGTGCAAGAATTACCAGTTTTGTTGCTATTTTGCCAGTGGAATCTCCCCGTTATGTAGTTTTTGCAGTTGTCGATGAACCAAAGGGAGAAAATGCCTATGGTTCTACAGTAGCTGCACCAATTGTTAAGACTGTCATGGAAGCACTCATTCCTATTGAACAAATTCCACCAACTGTAAATAAGGAAAAGGAGTAG
- a CDS encoding type I restriction endonuclease subunit S → MPDFERKKNVDYLDRKTSDIDQQKAKIKEAIELLKEYRTSLITNAVTGKIDVRQVAIP, encoded by the coding sequence ATACCAGACTTTGAGCGCAAAAAAAATGTTGATTACTTGGATCGTAAAACATCTGATATTGACCAACAAAAAGCCAAAATTAAAGAAGCCATAGAACTATTAAAAGAATATCGCACCTCCCTAATTACCAACGCCGTCACAGGTAAAATAGATGTAAGACAAGTTGCTATTCCCTAA
- a CDS encoding type II toxin-antitoxin system VapC family toxin: MSNNSLIYLLDTNVCIMYLKGKSLSINRYIDNLEVDKIAVCSVVKAELFFGSMRSNNPQKSLKIQKSFLQQFVSLPFDDSCIEIYGKIRADLANTGTPIGSNDIQIAAIALANNLILVTHNVREFSRVKGLKIEDWEGE; encoded by the coding sequence ATGAGTAATAATTCTTTAATTTATTTACTAGATACAAATGTATGTATCATGTATCTCAAGGGTAAATCTCTTAGTATTAATCGTTATATTGACAATCTAGAGGTTGATAAAATTGCAGTCTGTTCTGTGGTGAAAGCTGAGTTATTTTTTGGATCAATGAGGAGTAATAACCCTCAAAAAAGTTTGAAGATTCAAAAATCATTTTTACAGCAGTTTGTATCTTTACCCTTTGATGATTCCTGTATAGAAATCTATGGTAAGATTCGGGCTGATTTAGCAAATACTGGAACTCCTATTGGTTCAAATGATATCCAAATTGCTGCTATTGCTTTAGCGAATAATTTAATATTAGTGACTCATAATGTGAGAGAGTTTAGCAGAGTTAAAGGGTTAAAAATTGAAGATTGGGAAGGGGAATAA
- a CDS encoding restriction endonuclease subunit S produces MGNYQGYQKYKDSGVEWLGDIPEHWKASKAKFVSEIFIPQRNKPELNLDDGLPWLTMDDMLGDRVSQTKFKVTKEASIKAGSKSLKKGSIIASCIGNFSVCAINDIDVIINQQLQAFIPNTHIIPEYLRELVKISSDYFQMIATAATVVYVNQAGFANMPISLPPLDEQEKIAQFLDYKTKQIDELIKKKETLIEKLDEKRTALISHAVTKGLDSSVPMKDSGIEWLGEIPKHWEVISIKRCFDIRDGTHDTPQYVQEIEGAVPLITHW; encoded by the coding sequence ATGGGTAATTATCAGGGTTATCAAAAGTATAAAGATTCTGGTGTTGAGTGGTTGGGTGATATTCCTGAACATTGGAAAGCATCAAAAGCAAAGTTTGTATCTGAGATTTTTATCCCTCAAAGAAATAAGCCAGAATTGAATTTAGATGATGGATTACCTTGGCTCACTATGGATGATATGTTAGGAGATAGAGTTAGTCAAACTAAGTTTAAGGTCACAAAAGAAGCATCTATAAAAGCTGGTTCTAAAAGTTTGAAGAAAGGTTCTATTATAGCTAGTTGTATTGGTAATTTCAGTGTATGTGCAATCAATGATATTGATGTGATAATAAATCAACAATTACAAGCATTTATTCCCAATACTCATATAATTCCTGAATATTTGCGCGAACTTGTCAAAATTTCTAGTGATTATTTTCAAATGATTGCAACAGCAGCAACAGTAGTTTATGTAAATCAAGCTGGCTTTGCTAATATGCCTATATCATTACCTCCACTAGATGAACAAGAAAAGATCGCTCAATTTCTCGACTATAAAACCAAACAAATAGACGAACTCATCAAAAAGAAAGAAACCCTCATTGAAAAACTCGACGAAAAACGCACCGCGCTTATTAGTCACGCTGTCACCAAAGGACTAGATTCAAGCGTACCAATGAAAGATTCTGGTATTGAGTGGTTAGGTGAAATACCGAAACATTGGGAAGTTATTTCTATAAAGAGATGTTTTGATATTAGAGATGGAACACATGATACACCTCAATATGTCCAAGAAATTGAAGGAGCAGTTCCATTGATAACACATTGGTGA
- a CDS encoding glutamate--cysteine ligase, protein MFCFGIEHEVAFLNHQGKFADFHNTKFADFQQIIDKLPIYSTDYPQLRVGDAGIKKKRWYIEGFERFNESEEVIDCVAKGIEIRTTIHSSIQGAIDELTASFILLKEVAASFGFSPVLASFNPYTCVFKPQPPLNNFEIKQLQAYPDEQTAHIYMVSYGPDLNISLANLSTEKLIDIGKKLTYYSPYIIPFSYSSPFYNGDLWEGLSVRTFIRTGKRSATLVFLEKTEELIKSVPSLTKIARIPSEVGRIEFKACDSCDNFSIYAGLLALLKGLVLDETLPGRAIIPDADLHQVSAKYGFENEDIFVNTTKIFQSAEIALKDDPDIEFLTPLKVILSEQKTKSHELIKLFQNLGSIEATLKQTYNRE, encoded by the coding sequence ATGTTTTGCTTTGGGATTGAACATGAAGTTGCTTTTCTCAATCATCAAGGAAAGTTTGCAGATTTCCATAATACAAAATTTGCCGATTTTCAGCAAATTATTGACAAATTACCTATCTATTCCACTGATTACCCACAATTAAGAGTTGGTGATGCTGGGATTAAAAAAAAGCGTTGGTATATTGAAGGATTTGAAAGATTTAACGAATCTGAAGAAGTAATTGACTGTGTAGCTAAAGGCATCGAAATTAGAACAACTATCCACTCTAGCATTCAAGGAGCAATTGATGAATTAACCGCAAGTTTTATTTTATTAAAAGAGGTTGCTGCTAGTTTTGGATTTTCGCCTGTTTTAGCCAGTTTTAACCCCTATACTTGCGTATTTAAACCACAACCTCCATTAAATAATTTTGAAATTAAGCAATTACAAGCTTATCCAGATGAACAAACTGCTCATATCTATATGGTTTCCTATGGCCCAGATTTAAATATTTCCCTAGCAAATTTGTCTACTGAAAAATTAATTGATATTGGTAAAAAGTTGACTTACTATAGCCCTTACATCATTCCTTTTAGTTATAGTTCTCCTTTTTATAATGGTGATTTATGGGAAGGTTTATCAGTAAGGACATTTATCAGAACCGGAAAAAGATCCGCAACATTAGTTTTTTTGGAAAAAACAGAAGAACTAATCAAAAGTGTGCCTTCATTAACTAAAATTGCCCGCATTCCCTCGGAAGTAGGACGAATAGAATTTAAAGCTTGTGATAGTTGTGATAATTTCTCTATTTATGCAGGTTTATTAGCTTTACTAAAAGGTTTAGTGTTAGATGAAACCTTACCAGGTAGAGCAATTATACCTGATGCTGATTTACACCAAGTTTCTGCAAAATACGGTTTTGAAAATGAAGATATTTTTGTTAATACAACCAAAATTTTCCAATCTGCTGAAATCGCCCTGAAAGATGATCCTGATATTGAATTTTTAACCCCATTAAAAGTTATTTTATCAGAGCAAAAAACCAAATCTCATGAATTAATTAAGTTGTTCCAAAATTTAGGTTCAATTGAAGCCACACTCAAACAAACTTATAATAGGGAATAG
- the glgB gene encoding 1,4-alpha-glucan branching enzyme, with protein MSITTVAPEQVNRIIHNQHHDPFEILGSHLIEQNGKTVWAVRAYLPNASAAWVVVPEERKEYPMDTVHDPHFFECTIETAELQNYQLRIKEGEHERVVNDPYAFRSAHLTEFDLHLFSEGNHHRIYEKLGAHTTEVDGVKGVYFAVWAPNARNVSLLGDFNLWDGRKHQMRKGHTGVWELFIPEIGVGEHYKYEIKNIEGHIYEKSDPYGFQQEPRPKTASIVTDLNSYTWNDADWMEKRRHSDPLSQPISVYEVHLGSWLHTASAEPAKLPNGETEAVVVVSELKTGARFLTYRELADKLIPYVKKLGYTHLELLPIAEHPYDGSWGYQVTGYYAPTSRFGTPEDFMYFVDECHKNDIGVIVDWVPGHFPKDGHGLAFFDGSHLYEHSDSRKGEHKEWGTLVFNYNRHEVRNFLVANALFWFDKYHIDGIRVDAVASMIYLDYCREAGEWLPNEYGGRENLEAADFLRQVNSLLFSYYPGALSIAEESTSWPMVSWPTYTGGLGFNLKWNMGWMHDMLDYFSMDPWFRQFHQNNITFSMWYNHSENFMLALSHDEIVHGKSNMIGKMPGDEWQKLANIRCLFAYMFAHPGKKTMFMSMEFGQWSEWNAWADLEWHLLQFEPHRQLKDFFQSLNHFYRSEPALYTQDFDQAGFEWIDCTDNRHSVVSFVRRDKNSDEFIVVVCNFTPQPHSHYRIGVPEKGFYTEIFNSDARQYGGSNMGNLGGKWTDDWSLHNRPYSLDLCLPPLGVLMLKLDKQKSAQVME; from the coding sequence ATGTCCATAACCACGGTCGCCCCTGAACAGGTTAATCGCATCATTCACAATCAACATCACGATCCGTTTGAAATCCTGGGTTCTCATCTCATCGAGCAAAATGGCAAAACGGTTTGGGCAGTGCGAGCCTATCTACCAAATGCAAGTGCTGCATGGGTAGTAGTGCCAGAGGAACGGAAAGAATATCCAATGGACACAGTGCATGATCCTCATTTTTTTGAATGTACTATTGAAACCGCAGAACTGCAAAACTATCAGTTACGCATTAAAGAAGGGGAACATGAGCGGGTAGTCAATGATCCCTACGCTTTCCGCTCTGCCCACTTAACAGAATTTGATCTACATTTATTTAGTGAAGGCAACCATCACCGCATTTATGAGAAATTAGGAGCGCACACCACAGAAGTTGATGGTGTCAAAGGAGTTTATTTTGCCGTTTGGGCGCCTAATGCCCGCAACGTTTCCTTATTGGGAGATTTTAACCTGTGGGATGGACGCAAGCACCAAATGCGGAAAGGACACACAGGAGTTTGGGAATTATTTATTCCGGAGATAGGTGTAGGAGAACATTACAAATACGAAATCAAAAATATTGAAGGGCATATTTATGAAAAATCTGATCCTTATGGTTTCCAGCAAGAACCACGTCCCAAAACAGCATCTATAGTTACTGACTTAAATTCCTATACTTGGAATGACGCAGACTGGATGGAAAAGCGGAGACATAGTGATCCTCTCAGCCAACCTATCTCCGTATATGAAGTGCATTTAGGATCTTGGTTGCACACTGCTAGTGCTGAACCTGCCAAATTACCCAATGGAGAAACTGAAGCTGTAGTTGTGGTTTCCGAACTCAAAACCGGCGCACGATTTCTGACTTACCGGGAACTAGCAGATAAACTCATTCCCTATGTCAAGAAATTAGGATATACCCATTTAGAACTTTTACCAATTGCGGAACATCCCTATGATGGTTCTTGGGGTTATCAAGTAACTGGTTACTATGCTCCTACTTCCCGTTTTGGCACTCCCGAAGACTTCATGTATTTTGTGGACGAATGCCATAAAAACGATATTGGCGTAATTGTAGACTGGGTTCCTGGTCATTTCCCTAAAGATGGTCACGGTTTAGCCTTCTTTGATGGTAGTCACTTATACGAACACTCTGACTCCCGCAAAGGTGAACATAAGGAATGGGGGACTTTAGTATTTAACTACAATCGCCATGAAGTCCGTAATTTCTTGGTAGCCAATGCCCTGTTCTGGTTCGATAAATACCACATTGACGGAATTCGCGTTGATGCGGTTGCTTCCATGATCTACCTTGACTATTGCCGAGAAGCAGGAGAATGGTTGCCTAATGAATACGGTGGTAGAGAAAATTTAGAAGCTGCGGATTTTTTACGTCAAGTTAATAGCTTGCTGTTTAGTTATTATCCTGGTGCGCTTTCCATTGCGGAAGAGTCCACATCTTGGCCAATGGTATCTTGGCCTACCTATACAGGTGGATTAGGTTTTAACTTAAAATGGAATATGGGCTGGATGCACGATATGCTGGACTACTTCAGCATGGATCCTTGGTTTCGTCAGTTCCATCAAAATAATATTACCTTTAGTATGTGGTACAACCACAGCGAGAATTTCATGTTAGCTCTGTCCCATGATGAAATAGTCCATGGTAAGAGTAATATGATTGGTAAGATGCCGGGTGATGAATGGCAGAAGTTAGCTAATATTCGTTGTTTGTTCGCTTATATGTTTGCCCACCCAGGCAAAAAAACCATGTTTATGAGCATGGAATTTGGCCAGTGGAGTGAGTGGAATGCTTGGGCTGATTTGGAATGGCATCTATTACAGTTTGAACCACACCGACAGTTAAAGGATTTTTTCCAGTCTCTTAACCATTTTTACCGTTCTGAACCAGCTTTATATACTCAAGATTTTGACCAAGCCGGGTTTGAGTGGATTGACTGTACTGATAACCGCCATAGCGTAGTTTCTTTTGTCCGTCGTGACAAGAATTCTGATGAGTTTATTGTCGTGGTTTGTAACTTTACCCCTCAACCCCATTCTCATTATCGCATTGGTGTGCCAGAAAAGGGCTTTTATACTGAGATATTCAACAGTGATGCCCGTCAGTATGGCGGTAGCAACATGGGCAATTTAGGTGGTAAGTGGACTGATGATTGGTCTTTACACAATCGTCCTTATTCTTTGGATTTGTGTTTACCTCCTTTGGGTGTGTTAATGCTCAAGTTGGATAAACAAAAGTCTGCACAGGTGATGGAATAG
- a CDS encoding IS4 family transposase, translating into MVEDEVIAKQLERLLTPAITNQENYYRKLGLRERILNLPLMMAAVLTLLWRDVAGVREVTRMLARDGFLWCNPTKVSQQAVSQRFLTFPSELFEKVFKDLLPSLRTAWHSRNKRPLPESIQFTLSRFEKIWIVDGSTLEALFRKLQSLEEAHYGQLAGKMSTVIDLMTRLPVEIWFAENPKASDTKLEENILNLVTESTLLLLDRGFYHFNFWLQLIDKKVDFITRIKKGAAIKVEQIFTDSYGLRDRKISLGSGTKKTPFITLRLIEVRSGKTWHSYLTSVLDPNVLPPYVVADLYRRRWRIEDAFNIVKRLLGLSYLWTGSINGIKLQIWATWIFYAVLVDLGDAVADELSLPFDDISLEMIYRGLYHFTMAHQKGKATDPVKYFADPQNRDLGIIKQKRKPNVKLIVAPFPDLQRGSDEFFFNNYPKVS; encoded by the coding sequence ATGGTGGAAGACGAAGTAATAGCCAAGCAATTGGAAAGATTACTGACACCAGCGATTACAAATCAAGAAAATTACTACCGAAAACTAGGACTCAGAGAAAGGATACTGAATTTGCCGTTGATGATGGCGGCGGTGTTAACCCTGCTGTGGAGAGATGTAGCAGGAGTGAGAGAAGTGACAAGAATGTTAGCCAGAGATGGTTTTCTGTGGTGTAATCCCACAAAAGTTAGTCAACAAGCCGTATCACAGAGATTTTTGACATTTCCATCGGAATTATTTGAAAAAGTATTTAAAGATTTATTGCCTAGTTTGAGAACAGCTTGGCACAGTAGAAATAAACGTCCCTTGCCAGAAAGTATTCAATTTACCTTATCAAGATTTGAGAAAATTTGGATAGTAGACGGATCAACATTGGAGGCATTGTTTAGGAAATTACAAAGTTTGGAAGAAGCTCATTATGGACAATTAGCAGGCAAGATGAGTACAGTCATTGATTTAATGACCAGATTACCTGTAGAGATTTGGTTTGCAGAGAATCCCAAAGCTTCTGATACTAAACTTGAAGAAAATATTTTGAATTTAGTGACAGAGAGTACCCTATTGTTGTTAGATAGAGGGTTTTATCACTTTAATTTTTGGTTACAATTAATTGATAAAAAAGTGGACTTTATTACGAGAATAAAAAAAGGAGCAGCAATCAAGGTAGAACAAATATTTACAGATAGTTATGGATTGCGAGACCGAAAGATAAGTCTGGGTTCTGGCACTAAAAAGACTCCATTTATCACTTTACGTTTGATTGAAGTGCGGTCAGGAAAAACATGGCATTCTTATTTAACCAGCGTGTTAGATCCTAATGTTTTACCTCCTTATGTGGTAGCGGATTTATATCGGCGACGTTGGCGGATTGAAGATGCTTTTAATATAGTAAAAAGACTCTTGGGGTTAAGTTATTTATGGACAGGTTCAATTAATGGAATTAAATTACAGATTTGGGCAACTTGGATATTTTATGCGGTTTTAGTCGATTTAGGTGATGCTGTAGCTGACGAACTTTCTCTCCCCTTTGATGATATTTCATTAGAAATGATTTATCGTGGTCTTTATCATTTTACTATGGCTCATCAAAAAGGTAAGGCAACAGATCCTGTTAAGTATTTTGCTGACCCTCAAAATCGAGATTTAGGTATTATCAAACAGAAACGAAAACCAAATGTTAAGTTAATTGTCGCGCCTTTTCCTGATCTCCAGCGGGGGTCTGACGAGTTTTTTTTCAATAATTATCCAAAAGTCTCTTGA
- a CDS encoding SAM-dependent DNA methyltransferase — protein MVANTENSQNQDLIGFIWSVADKLRGPYRPPQYRRVMLPLIVLRRLDAVLEPTKKAVLEARTKYEAMGLKGDAFEKAIAKVAIGGERTQPLYNLSEFTFPKLLDDADGIASNLIKYINSFSPKARDIFEKFEFESEIQKLDENNRLYLIIKEFCKPELDLSPAKISNLQMGYLFEELVRKFNEQANEEAGDHFTPREVIKLMVNLVFCEKKDIFKQGIYRTVYDPTAGTGGMLSVAEEYIKKQNPEANLGLFGQEYNSESYAICCSDLLIKDEPINNLVYGDTLGVKNAKSKSNNFLPYDGHPGKQFHYMFANPPFGVEWKPEEDFVKDEYESLGFNGRFGAGLPRINDGSLLFLQHKISKMHPSPENGGDGSRIAIVFGRVEGGYYPALLSVKSGRATFTAPSFRRS, from the coding sequence ATGGTTGCAAATACAGAAAATTCTCAAAATCAAGACTTAATTGGTTTTATTTGGAGTGTTGCTGACAAACTCCGAGGTCCCTACCGTCCTCCTCAATATCGTCGGGTAATGTTGCCTTTGATTGTATTGCGTCGTTTGGATGCTGTTTTAGAACCGACTAAGAAGGCTGTACTTGAGGCGAGAACGAAATATGAGGCCATGGGTTTAAAGGGTGATGCCTTTGAGAAAGCGATCGCTAAAGTTGCTATTGGCGGAGAGCGCACACAGCCGTTATATAATTTGAGTGAGTTTACTTTTCCCAAATTATTAGATGATGCTGATGGTATCGCTAGTAATTTAATCAAGTATATCAATAGTTTCTCGCCTAAAGCCAGGGATATTTTTGAGAAGTTTGAATTTGAAAGCGAGATTCAAAAACTTGATGAAAATAATCGTTTATATCTAATTATCAAAGAATTTTGTAAACCAGAATTAGATTTATCTCCTGCCAAAATTTCTAACCTCCAAATGGGTTATCTATTTGAGGAGTTAGTCAGAAAATTTAATGAACAGGCTAACGAAGAAGCCGGAGATCACTTTACACCCCGTGAGGTAATTAAACTCATGGTAAATCTGGTTTTTTGCGAAAAAAAAGATATCTTTAAACAAGGGATTTACCGGACCGTATATGACCCCACAGCCGGAACAGGGGGAATGTTATCAGTAGCAGAGGAATATATTAAAAAGCAAAATCCTGAAGCCAATTTAGGGTTATTTGGTCAAGAATATAATTCCGAATCCTATGCTATTTGTTGTTCTGATTTATTGATTAAAGATGAACCGATTAACAATCTTGTTTATGGTGATACTTTAGGAGTTAAAAACGCCAAAAGTAAAAGTAATAATTTTTTACCCTATGATGGTCATCCTGGTAAACAATTTCATTATATGTTTGCAAATCCGCCTTTTGGGGTGGAGTGGAAACCGGAAGAAGATTTTGTTAAAGATGAGTATGAAAGTTTAGGATTTAATGGCAGATTTGGCGCAGGTTTACCACGTATTAATGATGGTTCATTGTTGTTTCTCCAACATAAGATATCAAAAATGCACCCTTCCCCAGAAAATGGTGGTGATGGTTCACGTATTGCGATAGTGTTTGGTAGAGTCGAAGGCGGGTATTATCCCGCGCTCCTCTCTGTTAAATCTGGGCGTGCGACTTTCACCGCACCCAGCTTCCGACGTTCTTAG